The genome window CTTTAACGGCATCGTAATGGTCGGTGGCAAGCTGACATCAAATGGTAACAATACCATCTACGGAGCCACTTATACCGGGCTAAACATCTCCGTTCCGGCCTATAATCCACCAAATGCTGCCAACCCCTCCTTCCCGATTCCGACTGCATCAGATCTAGGCAACGGCACCAAAACGTACCAGTACGACTCTTGCATGATCAAGAAAGCACTGTCCCAGTATGGGGACTGGGCTCGCCTCGGCAATGCGTGGACAGACAACTGGCCCTCGTACTGACCGGGAGCGGGACCATCAGGTAGCTTTTTTCGGGTTGAGGCGGCCAAGGCGGCCCCCCAACCCCTTGAGGCAGGAGGTTGCAGATGGACCGCGTTACCAACCGTAGAGCCGGAACCCGTCGGGGATTCACCCTGATGGAGCTCCTGCTGGTTGTTGTCGTCATCGGTATTCTGCTGGCGATGACCGCCCCTTCCATCTCCGCGGCACTCGCCCGGCGCAATGTGCGCGGGGCCACCGCGGGATTCGAGTCGTTGTTCCGGCGAGCCCGGGCCACGGCGGTCGGATCGCGCCTCCCGGCCACGATAACCTTTGCCAGCGGCATCGCCTCGGTGAGCATCGTCCGGAACGGCTCGAGCGTCACCATCGGGCAGAACCTCGACTTCCCCACCCAGTACGGCGTGAGCGTCAGCACGACCTCCGTCACCCTCCAGGTCGAACCGACCGGGCTGGTCCTGAGCGGGACCCCGTTTGTGGTGATCGCGACCAAGGGTGATGCGGCCGATACTGTCCGGGTGACGGGTTACGGGAGGGTCGAATGAGTCTCAAGCCTCGCCGGGGTGGCTTCACCCTGGTGGAATTGCTGGTCGCCATCGTGATCCTCACGAGCGGCATTCTTGCCGTGGCCGGCGGCTCGATGATGACGACGCGCAATCTCCAGCGGAGCAAGGTCTCGACCCTCGCCTCCGGGCTGACGACCGCCAAGCTCGATGAGTTGCTGAGCTATGCCAATGCGACCTCGCCGGCATGCACGGCCGGGACGTTCGCCTCCTCGACGTCGGCACAGGTGAGCAACCGGATCTCGGTGACCTGGAATGTCCCGACGACGGGTGTACTCCGGACGGTGAAGGTCTTCGCGAGCTACAAGCTCTCCAGAGGTCAGACCAGGGTCGATACCCTCACGGGGCGGGTCGCGTGCTGAATCGTCGCGGCATTACCCTCGTGGAACTGCTCATCAGCATGGTCGTGCTCGCGATCATCGGCGTGACCATTACCAAGGTGATGAGCGTGATGCTCAACACTTCCACCGCGCAGATCACCCTGGCCAACTCGATGGGCGAAGCGCGCAACGGCACGCTTTCGCTCCCCCAGGAGCTGCGCGAGGTCGGCTACGACACCAACATCACCACGCTTTCGGCCGGGACCGACCTGATCGCGATCGCCGCCCACCGGATCTCGTTCAAGGCGATGCGCGGGATGGCCATTACCTGCGGCACGCCGACCTTGACCGAATTCAAGATCCGGAAGCCGGTCACCGGACAGCGGCTTCCGCGTCTGACGGACGAGTTCCTGCTCTTCGTCGAGAATGACCCGAACGCGGCCTTCGATGACCAGTGGTTCCCGATGCTGGTTACGGCCATCGACCCCAACAGCACCTGCGGCACCGACCCGGCGATGACCCTCACGCTCTCGGTCCCGCCAACCATCGATGGAACGACGGCGATGGCGATCCCGCAGCTGCGCGTGGGTGGCCCAATTCGCTGGTATGAACGAGTGGAATACGGCCCGTTCGTCGATGGCACCTCGGGGCAGGCATTCATCGGGGTACGATCGATTTCGCTGGGCGAGACCCAGATGAGTCCGGTGATCGGGCCCCTCCCCGACACGACTCATTTCAACCTGACGTATTACAACGCGGCCGGCACCGCGCTCAATCCGGCCGTCGCCAGTCCCCTGCTGGTGCGCTCGATCGGCGTCGCGATCACCACAATCACCGACCGTTCGAGCTCACTCGCGGGCACCACCAGCCGCGGCACGAACCAGTATCCGATGTACACCCGCGTCGCGCTTCGCAACGCACTCCGGCCGTGACGGCGCGAGGAGATATGACACATTTGAACGGAATGTCGACCCGGGCCGACCGGCGAGGCGTCACCCTGCTGCTTTCGCTCTACGCGCTGATCGTGCTTGGGGCGACGATCACCGCCGCCTTCATGGTGGTGCGCTTCGACCGCTCGGCCTCTTCAAGCGCCACGGTGGCGGCCGATGCGCAGAACGCCGCCGAGGCGGGCCTTGCCGACGTTTACGCGACCTGGGACCCGACGGTGCAGGGCGCGCTGGCTGTCTGGACGCCAACCTCGCCGACGCTCTGGTCCGGGGGCACCCGGACGCTGCAGGCAAGCAAGCTCTACTACCTGCCCACGGTTAAGCGGATCAACACGCAACTCTTCATGGTTGAAGTTACCGGATGGCGCGGGACGAGCAGCAATCGGCTGGCCCAGCTCTCGCTGACCCAGTGGTTCCGCACCGTGAAGCCGACGATCGGCGTGAACGCCGCCGTCACCGTGAACGATCCGATCAAGTTCAACGGCAACGCTTTCGAGGTGAACGGCTTCAATTCACTGCCCCCCGAATGGGGCGCCGGTGAATGCGACGCACTCGACGCGGGGAACAGTGACGACGTCGTCGGCGTGCGCAGCGCCACCGGCACCGGCGTGAGCAACCAGGACAACGACAACGTCTTCGGCTTTCCGGCGCGCGATGCCCCGAACGACCCGACCGTGACGTCGGCGACCTTCACCAACTTCGTCGACTACACCTTCACGACGCTGGGCTCCCAGCCCGGGGTGAAGATTCTGCCGAACACGACGCCGTACAACGGCGTCGGCCCGGTGCTCGATGCCGGTCTCGGGATTTGTGACCGCACGGTGCAGCTGAATTTCGGCGAACCGTGGCGGGCATCGGCGACCGTGCCGCAGTGCCAGGGGTATTTCCCGGTGGTCCACGGCACTGGTGCGCAGACCAAGTTCGCCGCCGGCAGCCGGGGCCAGGGAACGTTGCTCATCGACGGCGATCTCGAACTCGTCGGCGGCTTCGAATGGACCGGACTGATCATTGTCCGAAACCAGCTGAAGATTACCGGCAACGGGAACAAGATCTACGGGGCCATCCTGGCCGCCGGTGCCGACGTCGCCACGACGAACGGCTCAGTCGGCGGCAACGTGGACATCCACTATTCGGCCTGCGCGATTACCAAGGCGGTCAACGGCGCATCGCTCGCGCGGCCGCTCACCCAGCACGGCTGGGCGCAGGCCTACTAGCACCGCAGCCCAGGGGTGCACAGAAGAGCGGCCGGCGGGGTCTTCCCCACCGGCCGCTTATCTTTGGGCGACCCCGACGGACAGGATCCCATGCCCCGCCGTATTCTCTTCTTTGTCGCGCCGCTCTATGAGGACCTGGAGCTCTGGTATCCCAAGATCCGCCTCGAGGAGGAGGGATACGAGACGACTGTGGCTGGCATGGGCGAGCGAACCTACCAGGGGAAGCGCGGCTACCCGATCACCGCGGACACCTCGGTCGACAACATCCGCGCCGAAGAGTTCGATGCCCTGGTGATACCGGGCGGCTACGCTCCCGACATCATGCGGCGAAGCGAACAATTGCTCACCATCACGCGGGCGATGCACGAGGCCGGCAAGCCGATCGCGTTCATCTGCCACGCCGGCTGGGTCCCGATCTCCGCCGGCATCGTCCGCGGTCGACGCGGCACGTCGGTTGGCGCCATCAAGGACGACCTGGTGAACGCCGGCATGCTCTGGGAAGACGCGCCGGTCGTGGTCGACGGCAACCTGATATCGTCGCGGACGCCGGCGGACCTCGTGCCGTTTACGAAGGCGATTATCGCGGCGTTGAAGTAGAGACTAGCGAAGGGAGAAGGGAGAAGGGAGAAGGGAGAAGGGAGAAGCAATTTGTCGCCCTGAGCGAAGCGAGGGGGTGGAGCTCAGGCTCCCTCGCTTCGCTCAGGATGACACTCACGATTCACCGGAACTCCTCTATGCCACTCGCCGATGCTCAACAACGAGTAGACCGCTGGATCTCGCAATTCGAGGAAGGCTACTTCCACCCGCTGACGAACATGGCGCGGCTAAGCGAGGAGGTTGGGGAACTCGCTCGCGAGGTCAATCATCGTTTCGGGCAGAAGACCAAGAAGCGCGATGAGGCGGAAGGGGAGATGGCGATGGAGATGGCTGACATCATCTTCGTGCTGATTTGCATGGCGAACCGGGAAGGGATCGATCTGAACGATGCATTCGACCGGATGATGGCGAAGGTCGAGCAACGCGACGTCAACCGCTGGACGAGGAAATCATGAAAGTGCGGGTCCTGCTCCTCCCGGTGTTCCTGCTGGTCAGCGCTGCATGCGCCCAGCTCGCGCCCAAGCTCAAGCCCGAGGAGCTGACCGCGCGAATGGAGCAGCTGGTGACTTCCGGCGATACCTCTGCACTCGCGAGTCTCGCCGCTCGACAGTGCCGCGGCGGCGACGCCAATGTTTCGCGGCAGTGCTACGAAGATTATTTCCTCGCGCTGGCGAAGGGGGAGCGGGTCCGGCTGGCACTGGGCGCGCTGGCGCGACTAGGCAAGGATGATCCCCAGGTCGAACGCGACGGCCACCAGTACACCCACGTGATCGGCATCCGGGCGTGGAAGCCCGGCGACGACGTCTCGGCGCGATTCCGCAGTTGCAACGGCCTGTTCCAGTCGGGGTGTTACCACGGCGTGATCCAGTCGTGGTTCACCCAGTCGGGCCCAATCGACTCGGCCCGCGCGAACGAACTCTGCAACCTCATTGCGCCCGATCCGGCCGATCGCTGGCTCCGGTTCCAGTGTGTTCACGGCCTCGGCCACGGCTTCGAGATGGTGTGGAACTGGGATTTGCCGAAGGCGCTCACCGGCTGCGACTGGCTGGTCTCCTCGTGGGATCGCGAGTCGTGTTACGGCGGTGCCTTCATGGAGAATGCGGTTGCCGCAGCGACAGGCCCGCATCACACCTCGGCGCACGCGCTGCAAACCGCCGCCAAGGATGAAATGAAGGGAATGGAGGGGATGGACCACGAGCACACGCCAGACACCAAGACCATCACCTTCAAGATGCTCGACTCGACCGATCTGCTTTACCCCTGCACGCTGGTCGAGGCGAAGTATCATCGCTCCTGTTACGAGCTGCAGGGGGGGATCATCCTCCGTCGCAGTGGACGCGACTGGACCGCGACGGCCGCGACGTGCGACCGGGCGCCTCCGCTGGTTCGTTCGGCGTGCTACCAGAGCATCGGCACCATGACGGCCGGAATGACGATCGGCGACGACAAGAAGGCCGCCGAGAGTTGCGCGCACGGCGACGTCGGGTACCAGCCGTTCTGCTTCTCGGGTGTGGTGAAGAACCGGATCGACGTCACGGCCAACCCGAAAGACGGGATCAACTTCTGCCGGGAGATTCCAGAGGGTGCCAACCGGACGCAATGCTATGTCGCCGTTGGGCAGCAGATTTCAGTCTTGCATTCGGTTGATCTGGATGGTCGTGCGAAGGCGTGCGCGCTCGCAGGAAAGGAAGGGGAAAGCGAATGCCGAGTCGGGGCCGCACTCGACAACACGGTGAAGCCCGCTACGCCCTGAGAGATCCCTCGCTGCGCTCGGGATGACCGCACCTCTGGTGCGGTCATTCCCAGTCTTCGGGAATCGCCTCGAGTTCGGCGCGGATCGCGAGATACGACGCGTAGCGTTCGGCCGGAACGCCGCCGGCATCGACGAGTGCGCGGACCGCGCACCCCGGCTCGGTGCGGTGAGTGCAATCGCCAAAGCGACAGTCGCCCAGTACTGCCAGGAATTCGGGGAGGCACTGATCGACCTGGTCGCGGTGCAGCGCCCAGATGCCGACCTCGCTGAATCCCGGGGTATCGACGACGAAACCGCCCTGCACCAGCGGGATCATCACTGCCGAAACGGTGGTGTGCGTGCCGCGACGCACCTTCTTCGAGATCTCTCCCACCCGCAGGCCCAGCCCCGGTTCGAGGGCGTTCAGCAGTGAAGACTTCCCCGCGCCGCTCGGCCCGGTGAGCACCGACACCTTGCCCACCAGCGCCGCGCGCAGCAACTCCAGCCCTTCACCCGCTTTGGCTGTGGTCGCGATCACCGGATACCCCGCCAGCGCCAAGTGCTCGATAATGCCGGCGGGCGAACCGAGATCGATCTTGTTGACGATTACCGACGCGGGGAGATCGTTGGCTTCGGCGACCACGAGGAGACGATCGATAAGCTGCAGGATCGGATCGGGGTCGCGCGCGGCGGTGACCACGAGCACCTGGTCGACATTCGCCGCGACAGGCCGCGTCCCGCGGCCATCGGGCACGCGCCGTTCCATGATCGAGGTTCGCGGCTCGACGGCATCGATCGCCACGACATCGTCGCCGAGCGTCGCAGGATCGAGACGGACACGATCGCCTGCCACCGCGCGCTCCTCGGCACGCTTGGCCTTGCCGCGCAGGATGGCGACCCGTTCGATGCCGTCGACCAGCACGCGATAACTGCCACCCTCGCGTTCGAGTACGACTGCCACGACGTCGCTCAAAACTCCTCCGGCCGGCCGTGGGCGACCAGCTCGTCGAGCGCGGCCTTCACATCATAGAGTGAGAGTGCCCCGAGGCGTTCGCGCGCATCATCTGGTGTCTTGCCCCAGACCAGGAAGTCGGATTCGAGGTGTCCAACCGGTGCATCACCCGACGGTGTCCAGCGGACAAAGAGCAAGGCACCGCCGAAACGTCCACGCTCATCAGGTTCGTCCTCCACCAGCAGCGCCACCGAATACGGCTGGCCGTCGCTTCCGGAAAATGCGGCGGCGCGATCGTGGGCAGCCATGTAACCGCCCAGGGTGAACTCGCTCACGAGCGGCGCATCGCTTCCTTGACGACGTTGCCGAAGATGAAGACGATGTTGGCGGGGCGTTCGGCGAGGCGACGCATCAGGTAGGGATACCACTGGGTCCCGAACGGGATGTAGACCCGGATCCGGTAGCCTTCCTTGACGAGCGCCTCCTGCAGGTCGCGCCGGACGCCATACAGCATCTGGAACTCGAAGCGGTCGCGCGGGATGTTGTTGGCGGTGACGAACTGCTTGGCGTGCGCGATAATCGTTTCGTCGTGGGTCGCGATGCCGGGATAGTTGCCGCTGGTAAGCAACGATTCCATCAGCCGGACGTAGTGCGCGTCGACATCCTTCTTGTCAGGATACGCCACATCCGCGGCCTCGAGATAGGCGCCCTTGCAGAGTCGGACGCGGGCGCCGAGCTGGATCAGGGAGGCGACGTCGTCGGTCGAGCGGCGGAGCGCGGCCTGGATCACGACGCCGGTATGCTTGCCGTAATCAGCAAAAAGCTTCTGCCCGAAGAAATCGAGGGTCCGCTGGGTGTAGGCGGAGCCCTCCATATCGAGCCGCACAAAGGCCGACGTTTGCTTCGCGACATCGAGCACGGCGCGCACGTTCTGTTCGCAGAGCTGTTCGTCGATGTCGAGCCCCATCTGCGTGGGCTTCATCGAGGCATTGACCTCGAGCCCCGCCGCCTGCATCCGGCGCAGGATGGTGATGTACATATCCCGCGCCTGCCCGGCCTCGGCGGGGTTGTGCACGCTCTCGCCCAGCAGGTCGAGGGAGACGGTGATCCCCTTGGCCCGCAGCTCTTCGGCAGCCCGGACGGCCGTGTCGATCGTCTCGCCGGCGACAAATCGCGCTGCAAACTTGTTGGCCAGCCCGTTGCTGCGGACAAAGTTGAAGATCGACTGGCGCTGGGAGAGCCAGAGCAGTGTGGAACGCATCATCGGACGGCATCACCTGGGCCAGGGTTTGGAACGCACCGCCCAGCGGGCAGCGGAACGGCGGGAATAGTAGCGCGGCGGGAGGCGGGGGGGAGGGGCCGCGCTTGCGCCCGGGAAACCGTATTGCGACACTCCGGGGCGGCACACTGCCCGCATCTCTCCCGGAGCACAGCTGATGACCACACCGAAGGACGTCGGGTACGCCAGACAACTGGGACTCTTCTCGGCGACCATGATGGTCATCGGCGGGATCATCGGCTCGGGCATCTTCCGGAATCCCGCCGAGGTGGCGCGGATCGTCCGGACTCCCGAGCTGGTCTATCTGGCGTGGGGGCTGGGGGCGGTGATCGCCCTGATTGGGGCATTCGTCTTTGCCGAACTGGGGCAGCGGCGGCCGCGGGCGGGCGGTGGCTATGCCTACCTGCGCGAGGCCTTCGGCCCACTCGCAGGATTCATGTATGCCTGGGCGCTCCTGCTGGTGATGGCGACCGGAGCGATCGCCGCCGTGGCGATGACCTTCGCCGGGTATGCCGCGACCCTGTTCGGGTGGCCGGAGTCGGCCCAGCAACCGCTGGCCGCCGGGGCGATTGTCCTGTTGACAGTGATCAACGTCCGGGGTGTCCGCCCTGCTGCCTGGACCCAGAACCTCTTTACCATCCTGAAGCTCACGGCCATCGCCGTGCTGGTGTTGGCCGCCCTGGCGGCCCCGCAGGGGATACAGGCCGCGATGGCGGCACCGACACTTCCCCAGACCGGGATCGTGCTCACCCTCGGCGCGGCGCTGGTCCCGGTGCTCTTTGCCTTCGGTGGCTGGCAACAGACGAATTTCGTGGCCGAAGAGATGGTGGCCCCCGAGCGCGACCTGCCCCGGGCACTCGTGGTTGGGGTGCTGGTGGTGGTGGCGGCCTACCTGCTCGTGAACGTGGCGTATCTTCGCTCACTGGGCATCAGCGGCCTTGCCGCGAGCAGCGCCCCGGCAGCCGAGACGATGGGTGCCATTGCCGGCGAGGCGGGCCGGCGGTTGATCGCCGCCGGAATTGTTGCTTCGACCTTCGGCTTCCTGAATCTGGTCATCCTCGTCTCGCCGCGGGTCTATCAGGCGATGGCACGTGATGGACTCTTCTTCGCTTCATTTGCGAAGTTGCACCCGACCTGGCGCACGCCGGTCGCCGCGATCGCCTTGCAGGGTGCCTGGGCGATCGGGCTGCTCTTCTCGAAGCACTACGGCGAGCTGCTCGATTATGTCGTGTTCGGCGACTGGATCTTCTTCGGGCTCACGGCCGCTTCACTCTTCGTGCTGCGACGCCGTGACGGCGGCATCCCGGTGAAAGCGGCGACACCGCTGCACCCGGTGAGTACCCTGATCTTCATCGCTTCGGCGGTGTACGTTGTCGTCGGGTCGGTGACATCCAACCCGCAGAACGCCATCCGCGGCGCCGCGCTGCTGCTGCTCGGCGTGCCGGTCTTCCTTTTCTGGCGCCGACGCGCCGCGACGAGCTGAATGTTCGAGCCCCGCACCATCATCGAGCCGTTCCGGATCAAGAGCGTCGAGCCGATCCGGCAGACTACTCCCGCCGAGCGGGACGTGGCACTTCGGGCCGCGCACTACAACCTCTTCCTCTTGCGTGCGCAGGACGTGTTGATCGATCTGCTCACCGACTCGGGGACCGGCGCGATGTCATCGCGGCAGTGGGCCGGCATGATGATGGGGGATGAGAGCTACGCCGGCGCCGATTCCTGGTATCGCTTCGAAGCGGCGGTGCAACGGATCACCCGGCTGCGTCACGTGATCCCCACGCACCAGGGCCGCGCCGCTGAACGGATCCTCTTCGGCACGGCGGTGCAGGCCGGCGAAATCGTGCCAAACAACACGCACTTCGACACCACGCGCGCCAACATCGAGGCGCGCGGCGCCACGGCGCTTGATCTTCCGAGCATCCAGGGACGCGAACCCGGCGTCTCGCATCCATTCAAGGGAGATATGGATCTCGAGGCACTCGAGCGAGTGCTGCAGGAGAATCCCGGAAAGGTGCCGCTGGTGATGATGACGGTGACCAACAACTCCGGCGGCGGGCAGCCGGTGTCGCTCGCCAACCTTCGCGGCGCCAGCGCCATCTGCCGGCGCCACGGTGTGCCCTTCATTCTCGACGCCTGTCGCTTCGCCGAGAACGCCTGGTTCATCAAGCAGCGCGAGGCAGGGTGGGCCGACAAGACGCCGCGCGAGATCGCCGAGGCGATGTTCGCGGAAGTTGATGGTGCCACGATGAGTGCGAAGAAGGACGGGATGGCCAACATCGGCGGCTTCCTTGCACTCAACAACGATGACCTCGCGCGGCAGTGCAAGAACAACCTGATTCTCACCGAAGGGTTCGTGACGTATGGCGGGCTCGCGGGATACGACCTCGAGGCCATCGCCATCGGACTCGACGAGGCGCTCGACGAGGACTATCTCCGCTACCGCATCCGGTCGGTAGAGTATCTCGCGGAGCGCCTCGCGAAGGCCGGCATTCCGATGGTCACGCCATCAGGCGGTCACGCGCTCTACATCGATGCCAAGGCAATGTTGCCACACATCCCCGTGACCGAATATCCGGCGTGGGCGCTCTCCTGCGCGCTCTATCTCGTCGGTGGTATCCGGTCGGTCGAGATCGGTTCGGTGATGTTCGGCCAGCAGCCTGATGGCAGCGAGAAGCCCGCCGCGATGGAGCTGGTGCGGCTGGCATTTCCCCGTCGCGTCTACACCCAGAGTCACGTCGACTATCTCGCGGAAGTGCTGCTGCACGTTCACGAACGTCGAGAGCAGGTGCAGGGGATGCGCATCACCGAACAGCCCACGGCACTGCGGCACTTCACTGCCCGGCTCGAGCCGGCGCACGGGGCCGTGTTCCCGCCACAATGACCCACCCCGCGCCACGGGTCAGCGCGCCCCTCGTCTTCGCCGGAAGCTACGCGCTGGTCTTTGGCGCGTGCCTGCTTCTCCCGACAGCGATTCCCGCGGCTATCAGCGATGTGGTCCGGAAGGATCTGGCCTACCTGCCACTCGTCGGCACCGGCATCTGGCTCTTCCTTCGCGCGGCGATGGCCGCGCACCAGGATCACGACACGCGCCGCGCGCTCCGGATCCTCGCGGCCGCATTCGCCGGGATGGCCGCGGGGATGGCGATCTATCTCTACGTCCACAAAGTGCTGCAGGTCCCCGAAGGGGCGGCGAACCTCGGCGATCCAGTTTACATCCTGGCCTATATCGGAATCGCCGCGGGACTCTGGCAGCTGCCGCGCCGGCAGGGTGCCACGTATCAGCGATGGAAACTGATCGTGGACAGCGCCACTGCGTTCGTCGCCGCGACGATTCTCATCTGGCTCTTCGTCATCGTGCCGACCACGCGCACGGCAAAACCGGCGCTCGATTTTGTGGTGACGGTGGTGTATCCGTTTCTTGATCTCCTCCTGCTGATCACGCTCAACACGATTGTCCTCGCCGGCGGGCCGGCGGGCCATCGGCGCGCGTTCCGCCTGCTGAGCGCGGCCGTGGTGACGTACGTCATCGCCGATTCGCTGTATCAGCTGGCGTATTACGGCTCTGGCGAAACCGGGCTGCAGGCAATTTCCGAGTTCGCCTACGTCATCGCGTATACCCTCTTCGCCGTCGCCGGCTTCGCTTACAGCCGGCCGGGGCCGCAGGTCGACGCCAGGCCGGACACCGATATCGCCGAGCCGTTCTCGCCACTTCCCCTGGTAGCAGCCGGTGGGGTGACGCTGGTGTTGCTGGTGAGTTCGATTCGCCATTCGACCACCATTCCCTCGCCACTCGCCTTCGCCGTGATCGGCCTTACCGTGCTGCTGCTGGTCCGCCAGACGCTTACCGCCCGGCAGAACCGGACGCTGCTCGCCGAACAGGCAGAGCGGCGTGGAGAGGCCCGCGTCGCAGCACTGGTGCGGCACTCGTCCGACATGATCCTGGTCTGCGACGGCGATCTGCAGATCTCGTTCGTCTCGCCGAGCGTCTTCGCGGTCCTCGGTACCCCTGCTCAATCGGTGCTCGGCAAGCCGCTCAGCATCCTGTTGCACCCCGAGGATTTCGACGGGGCCCGGTCGTTCGTGGCCCGAGTCGAGGCCGGCAAGGGATCGCTGACCCAGATGTGGCGCATGCTGCATACGGATGGCTCGTGGCGACCGATGGAAAGCGTGGCGACGGATCTGCGGGCCGAGCCAGGTGTCGGCGGCATCGTCCTGTCGACCCGCGATCTCACAGAGCGGACGCATCTTGAACTGCAGTTGCGGCAGGCGCAGAAGATGGAAGTCGTGGGCCGGCTCGCCGGCGGAGTGGCGCACGATTTCAACAATCTGCTGACGACGATTCTGGCGTCCACCGAAATGCTGCTCGACTCGTCACGCGAAGGGCACGAGAATCATGAGGATCTGCTCACGATTCGGCAGGCTGCGGGCCGGGCGGCCGGGCTCACCGGCCAGCTGCTGGCTTTCTCTCGGCAACAGGTGCTCGCCCCACGGCCGGTCGATCTTGAGCTGCTCTTGCGAGAAACGCTGCGGATGTTCGAGCGCCTCGCCGAGGGGGCGATCCGGGTGGAACTCCGGAGCGAGGGATCGATTCCCCGGGTCCTGGGAGATCCCAATCAACTGACGCAGGTGATTCTCAACCTCGCGCTCAATGCCCGCGATGCGATGCCGCGCGGCGGAACGCTGGTGCTCACCCTGCGCAGCGAGTCGATCACGAGCCCGCTGAATTCACCGTACCTCGCGGCCCCGGCCGGAGCCTACGTGGTGCTCGAGTTTGCCGACAGCGGCGCGGGAATGGATGAGGCCACGCGCGCGCGACTCTTCGAACCGTTCTTCACGACCAAACCGGCTGGCAAAGGCACCGGCCTCGGCCTGGCCACGACCTTGAGCATTCTGGAGCAGCATCGCGGCGGCATCACGGTGGCGTCGCAGCCGGAGGGTGGCACCAGAATGACAATCTGGCTACCGGCCACTGACCGCGTTGTTGTCGAATCACAGTCGGCCACGCCATCGGCGCTCTCGGAGAGCCCCGGCGGGCGTGAGCGGG of Gemmatimonadota bacterium contains these proteins:
- a CDS encoding ATP-binding protein, whose amino-acid sequence is MTHPAPRVSAPLVFAGSYALVFGACLLLPTAIPAAISDVVRKDLAYLPLVGTGIWLFLRAAMAAHQDHDTRRALRILAAAFAGMAAGMAIYLYVHKVLQVPEGAANLGDPVYILAYIGIAAGLWQLPRRQGATYQRWKLIVDSATAFVAATILIWLFVIVPTTRTAKPALDFVVTVVYPFLDLLLLITLNTIVLAGGPAGHRRAFRLLSAAVVTYVIADSLYQLAYYGSGETGLQAISEFAYVIAYTLFAVAGFAYSRPGPQVDARPDTDIAEPFSPLPLVAAGGVTLVLLVSSIRHSTTIPSPLAFAVIGLTVLLLVRQTLTARQNRTLLAEQAERRGEARVAALVRHSSDMILVCDGDLQISFVSPSVFAVLGTPAQSVLGKPLSILLHPEDFDGARSFVARVEAGKGSLTQMWRMLHTDGSWRPMESVATDLRAEPGVGGIVLSTRDLTERTHLELQLRQAQKMEVVGRLAGGVAHDFNNLLTTILASTEMLLDSSREGHENHEDLLTIRQAAGRAAGLTGQLLAFSRQQVLAPRPVDLELLLRETLRMFERLAEGAIRVELRSEGSIPRVLGDPNQLTQVILNLALNARDAMPRGGTLVLTLRSESITSPLNSPYLAAPAGAYVVLEFADSGAGMDEATRARLFEPFFTTKPAGKGTGLGLATTLSILEQHRGGITVASQPEGGTRMTIWLPATDRVVVESQSATPSALSESPGGRERVLVVEDEPALRDVARRILERLGYQIETAADAQQARRAINVGGAPALLVTDVIMPGESGPQLAEAMRRTYPHMRVLFISGYTGDELNRFGLRGGELAFLQKPFTPRELAERVREVLDAPSSVGL